One Leclercia pneumoniae genomic region harbors:
- the cueO gene encoding multicopper oxidase CueO translates to MQRRDFLKYSAALGVASALPIWSRAVFAADRPALPIPDLIAPDARNQIRLVVQQGKTTFGPHQATTWGYNGNLLGPALQLRQGKAVTVNIHNTLAQETTLHWHGLEVPGEVDGGPQGVIKPGGQRTVSFTPQQRAATCWFHPHQHGKTGHQVAMGLAGLVLIEDDESRLLRLPKQWGIDDVPVIVQDKKFTADGQIDYQLDVMSAAVGWFGDTLLTNGAVYPQHSAPKGWLRLRLLNGCNARSLNFATSDKRPLYVVASDGGLLPEPVKVSELPMLMGERFEVLVDISDGKAFDLVTLPVSQMGMAVAPFDKPHPVLRVQPLLVAASGTLPDKLASLPALPALEGLTERKLHLSMDPMLDMMGMQALMKRYGHQAMSGMQHGQMEGHMNMDHGKMGGMNHGGHGFDLHNANMINGKAFDMNTPMFAATKGQYERWFISGEGDMMLHPFHIHGTQFRILSENGNAPAAHRSGWKDTVKVEGGVSEVLVKFDHDAPKAFAYMAHCHLLEHEDTGMMLGFTV, encoded by the coding sequence GCCGTGATTTTTTAAAATATTCTGCTGCGCTGGGTGTCGCCAGCGCGCTTCCGATCTGGAGTCGTGCGGTATTTGCCGCCGACAGGCCCGCTTTGCCTATCCCTGACTTAATCGCTCCCGATGCACGAAATCAAATCCGTCTGGTCGTCCAGCAGGGGAAAACCACCTTTGGCCCACATCAGGCCACCACATGGGGCTATAACGGTAATCTGCTCGGCCCGGCTCTCCAGCTGCGCCAGGGTAAAGCTGTTACCGTTAATATTCACAATACCCTCGCTCAGGAGACCACGCTTCACTGGCACGGACTGGAGGTGCCCGGCGAGGTGGATGGTGGGCCGCAGGGGGTTATCAAACCAGGCGGTCAGCGCACGGTCTCTTTTACGCCGCAACAGCGTGCGGCAACCTGCTGGTTTCACCCCCATCAGCACGGCAAAACCGGCCATCAGGTGGCGATGGGATTAGCCGGGCTGGTGCTGATTGAAGACGATGAAAGCCGATTGCTGCGTCTGCCGAAGCAGTGGGGCATTGATGATGTGCCAGTGATTGTGCAGGACAAGAAGTTTACCGCCGACGGGCAGATCGATTATCAGCTCGACGTGATGAGCGCAGCCGTAGGCTGGTTTGGCGACACGCTGTTAACCAACGGTGCGGTTTATCCTCAGCACAGCGCACCCAAAGGCTGGCTGCGTCTGCGCCTGCTCAACGGGTGTAACGCCCGCTCCCTCAACTTTGCTACCAGCGACAAGCGCCCGCTGTATGTGGTGGCGAGCGACGGCGGTCTGCTGCCGGAGCCGGTTAAGGTAAGCGAGCTGCCGATGCTGATGGGCGAGCGCTTTGAGGTGTTGGTGGATATCAGCGACGGTAAGGCATTTGACCTGGTGACCCTGCCGGTCAGCCAGATGGGGATGGCCGTTGCGCCATTTGATAAGCCGCATCCGGTATTGCGCGTCCAGCCGCTCCTGGTGGCGGCCTCCGGCACGCTACCCGATAAACTGGCTAGCCTGCCGGCGTTACCCGCTCTGGAGGGGCTTACAGAGCGTAAGCTGCACCTTTCGATGGACCCGATGCTCGATATGATGGGCATGCAGGCCCTGATGAAGCGCTATGGCCATCAGGCAATGTCCGGTATGCAGCACGGGCAGATGGAAGGCCATATGAATATGGATCACGGCAAGATGGGCGGCATGAACCACGGCGGGCATGGATTCGATTTGCACAATGCCAATATGATCAACGGCAAAGCTTTCGATATGAACACCCCGATGTTCGCGGCGACCAAAGGGCAGTATGAACGCTGGTTCATCTCCGGCGAGGGGGACATGATGCTGCACCCGTTCCACATCCACGGTACCCAGTTCCGCATTCTCTCGGAAAACGGCAACGCGCCTGCCGCGCATCGTTCAGGCTGGAAAGATACCGTGAAGGTAGAAGGGGGCGTGAGCGAGGTGCTGGTGAAGTTTGATCACGATGCACCGAAGGCGTTTGCTTATATGGCGCACTGTCATCTGCTGGAACATGAAGATACGGGAATGATGCTGGGGTTCACGGTTTAG
- a CDS encoding glucose/quinate/shikimate family membrane-bound PQQ-dependent dehydrogenase, with protein MAETKSQQPRLLVTLTAVFAAFCALYLLIGGVWLVAIGGSWYYPIAGLVMVGVTVLLWRRKQSALWLYAALLLATMIWGVWEVGFDFWALTPRSDILVFFGIWLILPFVWRRLWVPSSGAVAALVVALLISGGILTWAGFNDPQEVKGTLSSESTPAAAISQVADGDWPAYGRNQEGQRYSPLKQINADNVKDLKEAWVFRTGDLKMPNDPGELTNEVTPIKVGNMLYLCTAHQRLFALDAATGKEKWHFDPQLNSNPSFQHVTCRGVSYHEARADNASPEVIADCPRRIMLPVNDGRLFAINAETGKLCETFANKGILNLQTNMPDTTPGLYEPTSPPIITDKTIVIAGSVTDNFSTRETSGVIRGFDVNTGKLLWAFDPGAKDPNAIPSDEHTFTFNSPNSWAPAAYDAKLDLVYLPMGVSTPDIWGGNRTPEQERYASAIVALNATTGKLAWSYQTVHHDLWDMDMPSQPTLADITVNGKTVPVIYAPAKTGNIFVLDRSNGKLVVPAPEKPVPQGAAKGDYVSKTQPFSDLSFRPKKDLSGADMWGATMFDQLVCRVMFHQLRYEGIFTPPSEQGTLVFPGNLGMFEWGGISVDPNRQVAIANPMALPFVSKLIPRGPGNPMEQPKDAKGSGTEAGIQPQYGVPYGVTLNPFLSPFGLPCKQPAWGYISALDLKTNQVVWKKRIGTPQDSMPFPMPVPVPFNMGMPMLGGPISTAGNVLFIAATADNYLRAYNMTNGEKLWQGRLPAGGQATPMTYEVNGKQYVVISAGGHGSFGTKMGDYIVAYALPDDTK; from the coding sequence ATGGCTGAAACAAAATCTCAACAGCCCCGTCTACTGGTGACATTAACGGCGGTGTTCGCAGCTTTCTGCGCGCTGTATCTGTTAATCGGTGGCGTCTGGCTGGTCGCAATTGGCGGCTCCTGGTACTACCCGATCGCGGGTCTGGTTATGGTTGGCGTCACCGTCCTGCTGTGGCGTAGAAAGCAATCAGCACTGTGGCTGTATGCCGCCCTGCTCCTTGCAACAATGATTTGGGGCGTCTGGGAAGTCGGTTTCGATTTCTGGGCACTGACCCCGCGCAGTGACATCCTGGTCTTCTTTGGCATCTGGCTGATCCTGCCATTCGTCTGGCGCCGTCTTTGGGTGCCGTCCAGCGGTGCCGTTGCGGCGCTGGTCGTGGCGCTGTTAATCAGCGGTGGCATCCTGACATGGGCGGGTTTTAACGATCCGCAGGAAGTCAAAGGCACCCTGAGCAGCGAATCGACGCCTGCCGCAGCGATTTCGCAGGTGGCTGATGGCGACTGGCCGGCCTACGGGCGTAACCAGGAAGGTCAGCGTTACTCTCCGTTAAAACAGATCAACGCCGATAACGTTAAAGATCTGAAAGAAGCCTGGGTCTTCCGTACTGGCGACCTGAAAATGCCTAACGATCCGGGCGAGCTGACCAACGAAGTGACGCCAATCAAAGTGGGCAACATGCTCTACCTGTGTACGGCGCACCAGCGTCTGTTCGCGCTCGACGCGGCCACCGGTAAAGAGAAATGGCACTTCGATCCACAGCTGAACTCCAACCCGTCGTTCCAGCACGTTACCTGCCGCGGTGTCTCTTACCACGAAGCGCGTGCCGATAATGCCAGCCCGGAAGTCATTGCCGACTGTCCGCGCCGCATTATGCTGCCGGTCAACGATGGTCGTCTGTTTGCCATCAACGCCGAAACGGGCAAGCTGTGCGAAACCTTCGCTAACAAGGGTATCCTGAATCTGCAGACCAACATGCCGGATACCACGCCGGGTCTGTATGAGCCGACCTCTCCACCAATCATCACCGATAAAACCATCGTGATTGCCGGTTCGGTAACGGATAACTTCTCTACCCGCGAAACCTCGGGCGTTATCCGTGGTTTTGACGTGAATACCGGTAAACTGCTGTGGGCCTTCGACCCGGGCGCGAAAGATCCAAACGCGATCCCATCAGACGAACACACCTTTACCTTTAACTCGCCAAACTCCTGGGCCCCTGCCGCGTATGACGCGAAGCTGGACCTGGTCTACCTGCCAATGGGCGTGTCCACGCCGGATATCTGGGGCGGCAATCGTACGCCGGAGCAAGAGCGCTACGCGAGCGCCATCGTGGCGCTGAACGCGACCACCGGTAAGCTGGCGTGGAGCTATCAGACCGTTCACCACGATCTGTGGGATATGGATATGCCGTCCCAGCCGACGCTGGCGGACATTACCGTTAACGGTAAAACCGTTCCGGTGATCTACGCTCCGGCGAAAACCGGCAACATCTTCGTGCTGGATCGCAGCAACGGTAAGCTGGTCGTCCCTGCTCCGGAAAAACCGGTTCCACAGGGCGCAGCCAAAGGCGACTACGTCAGCAAAACGCAGCCGTTCTCTGACCTGAGCTTCCGTCCGAAGAAAGACCTCAGCGGTGCAGACATGTGGGGTGCCACCATGTTTGACCAGCTGGTGTGCCGCGTGATGTTCCATCAGCTGCGCTATGAAGGTATCTTCACTCCGCCGTCTGAACAGGGCACGCTGGTCTTCCCGGGTAACCTGGGGATGTTTGAATGGGGCGGGATCTCCGTTGACCCTAACCGTCAGGTGGCAATTGCTAACCCGATGGCGCTGCCGTTTGTCTCGAAACTGATTCCGCGCGGCCCGGGCAACCCAATGGAGCAGCCGAAAGATGCGAAAGGCAGCGGTACCGAAGCCGGTATTCAGCCGCAGTATGGCGTGCCGTATGGCGTGACGCTGAACCCGTTCCTCTCTCCGTTTGGCCTGCCGTGTAAACAGCCTGCCTGGGGTTACATCTCTGCGCTGGATCTGAAAACCAATCAGGTTGTCTGGAAAAAACGTATTGGTACGCCGCAGGACAGCATGCCGTTCCCGATGCCGGTTCCTGTGCCGTTCAATATGGGTATGCCAATGCTGGGTGGCCCAATCTCTACCGCCGGTAACGTGCTGTTCATTGCCGCAACCGCAGATAACTACCTGCGTGCGTACAACATGACCAACGGTGAGAAGCTGTGGCAAGGCCGTCTGCCAGCGGGTGGACAAGCCACGCCGATGACCTATGAAGTGAATGGCAAGCAGTATGTTGTCATCTCTGCAGGTGGTCACGGTTCGTTTGGTACGAAGATGGGCGACTACATTGTTGCTTATGCTCTGCCGGACGACACAAAGTAA
- the hpt gene encoding hypoxanthine phosphoribosyltransferase yields the protein MKHTVEVMIPEAEIKARIAELGREITAHYKDSGSDMVLVGLLRGSFMFMADLCREVQVSHEVDFMTASSYGSGMSTTRDVKILKDLDEDIRGKDVLIVEDIIDSGNTLSKVREILSLRGPKSLAICTLLDKPTRREVDVPVEYIGFSIPDEFVVGYGIDYAQRYRHLPYIGKVVLLDE from the coding sequence ATGAAACATACTGTTGAAGTGATGATCCCGGAAGCGGAGATCAAAGCGCGTATCGCCGAGCTGGGCCGTGAAATTACCGCGCATTATAAAGACAGCGGTTCTGATATGGTGCTGGTGGGGCTGTTACGCGGTTCCTTCATGTTTATGGCCGACCTGTGCCGTGAAGTCCAGGTATCCCATGAAGTCGATTTTATGACCGCCTCCAGCTATGGCAGCGGCATGTCGACAACCCGCGATGTGAAAATCCTCAAAGATCTGGATGAGGATATTCGCGGTAAAGATGTACTGATCGTTGAGGACATCATCGACTCTGGCAACACGCTCTCCAAAGTGCGCGAAATCCTGAGCCTGCGTGGGCCGAAATCCCTCGCCATCTGTACCCTGCTGGATAAACCGACCCGTCGTGAAGTGGACGTGCCGGTAGAGTATATCGGTTTCTCTATCCCGGATGAGTTCGTTGTGGGCTACGGTATCGACTACGCTCAGCGTTATCGCCATCTGCCTTACATCGGCAAAGTGGTGCTACTGGACGAGTGA
- the can gene encoding carbonate dehydratase, giving the protein MKDIDTLISNNALWSKMLVEEDPGFFETLAQAQKPRFLWIGCSDSRVPAERLTGLEPGELFVHRNVANLVIHTDLNCLSVVQYAVDVLEVEHIIICGHYGCGGVQAAVENTELGLIDNWLLHIRDIWFKHSSLLGEMPQERRLDTLCELNVMEQVYNLGHSTIMQSAWKRGQKVTIHGLAYGIHDGLLRNLEVTATNRETLEQRYRSGIANLRQKHVNHK; this is encoded by the coding sequence ATGAAAGACATAGATACACTCATCAGCAATAATGCACTATGGTCAAAAATGCTGGTGGAAGAGGATCCCGGCTTTTTCGAAACGCTGGCGCAGGCGCAGAAACCGCGCTTTTTATGGATAGGGTGTTCTGACAGCCGCGTTCCTGCTGAGCGGCTCACCGGCCTTGAACCCGGCGAACTTTTTGTCCACCGTAACGTCGCCAACCTGGTCATCCATACCGACCTTAACTGTCTCTCTGTCGTGCAATATGCCGTCGATGTTCTGGAAGTCGAACATATCATTATCTGTGGCCACTACGGCTGCGGCGGCGTTCAGGCGGCGGTTGAAAACACGGAACTGGGGCTGATTGACAACTGGCTGCTGCACATCCGCGATATCTGGTTCAAACATAGCTCACTGCTGGGAGAAATGCCGCAGGAGCGCCGCCTCGATACCCTGTGTGAACTCAACGTCATGGAGCAGGTGTACAACCTGGGCCACTCAACAATCATGCAGTCAGCGTGGAAGCGCGGGCAAAAGGTGACCATTCACGGCCTGGCGTACGGAATTCATGATGGCTTGCTGCGCAATCTGGAAGTGACCGCCACCAACCGCGAGACGCTGGAGCAACGCTATCGTTCCGGGATTGCCAACCTGAGACAGAAGCACGTTAATCACAAGTAA
- a CDS encoding ABC transporter ATP-binding protein has translation MTIALELEQLKKTYPGGVQALRGIDLKVEAGDFYALLGPNGAGKSTTIGIISSLVNKTSGRVSVFGYDLEKDVVNAKRQLGLVPQEFNFNPFETVQQIVVNQAGYYGVERKDAVERSEKYLKQLDLWEKRNERARMLSGGMKRRLMIARALMHEPKLLILDEPTAGVDIELRRSMWGFLKDLNDKGTTIILTTHYLEEAEMLCRNIGIIQHGELVENTSMKNLLSKLKSETFILDLAAKSALPKLEGYQYRLVDTSTLEVEVLREQGINSVFSQLSAQGIQVLSMRNKANRLEELFVSLVHQKQGESA, from the coding sequence ATGACGATTGCACTGGAGCTTGAACAGCTTAAGAAAACCTATCCCGGCGGCGTTCAGGCGCTCCGTGGTATAGATCTGAAGGTGGAGGCCGGTGATTTTTACGCGCTTCTGGGGCCTAACGGGGCAGGAAAATCCACCACTATCGGCATTATCAGCTCACTGGTTAATAAAACCTCTGGCCGGGTCAGCGTCTTCGGCTACGACCTGGAAAAAGATGTCGTCAATGCCAAGCGTCAACTGGGGTTGGTGCCGCAGGAGTTCAACTTCAACCCGTTCGAGACCGTACAGCAGATCGTCGTAAACCAGGCGGGCTATTACGGGGTTGAGCGCAAAGATGCCGTTGAGCGTAGCGAAAAATACCTGAAACAGCTCGACCTGTGGGAAAAGCGCAATGAGCGTGCACGGATGCTCTCCGGCGGTATGAAGCGCCGTCTGATGATTGCCCGTGCGCTGATGCACGAGCCAAAGCTGCTGATACTTGATGAACCGACCGCGGGTGTCGATATCGAGCTGCGTCGTTCCATGTGGGGGTTCCTGAAAGATCTGAACGACAAAGGCACCACCATTATTCTGACAACTCACTACCTCGAAGAGGCGGAGATGCTGTGCCGTAATATCGGCATCATTCAGCATGGCGAGCTGGTGGAAAACACCTCCATGAAAAATCTGCTCTCAAAGCTGAAGTCAGAGACCTTTATTCTCGATCTGGCGGCGAAAAGCGCGCTGCCGAAGCTGGAAGGCTATCAATACCGGCTGGTGGATACGTCCACGCTTGAAGTGGAAGTTCTGCGTGAGCAGGGAATTAATAGCGTATTTAGTCAACTGAGTGCTCAGGGAATTCAGGTGTTGAGTATGCGTAACAAAGCCAACCGACTGGAAGAGCTGTTCGTCTCGCTGGTCCATCAGAAACAAGGAGAAAGCGCATGA
- a CDS encoding ABC transporter permease — MMQLYWVALKSIWAKEINRFMRIWIQTLVPPVITMTLYFIIFGNLIGSRIGEMHGFTYMQFIVPGLIMMAVITNAYANVASSFFSAKFQRNIEELLVAPVPTHVIIAGYVGGGVARGLCVGVLVTAISLFFVPFQVHSWLFVGLTLLLTAVLFSLAGLLNAVFAKTFDDISLIPTFVLTPLTYLGGVFYSLTLLPPFWQALSHLNPIVYMISGFRFGFLGISDVPLVTTVGVLAIFIVAFYLLCYTLIQRGRGLRT, encoded by the coding sequence ATGATGCAGCTTTACTGGGTGGCGCTGAAGAGTATCTGGGCCAAAGAGATCAATCGCTTTATGCGTATCTGGATCCAGACGCTGGTGCCGCCGGTGATCACCATGACCCTCTATTTCATCATCTTCGGCAATCTGATTGGGTCGCGAATTGGTGAGATGCACGGCTTTACTTACATGCAGTTCATCGTGCCAGGTTTGATTATGATGGCGGTGATCACCAACGCCTACGCCAACGTGGCATCGTCGTTCTTCAGCGCCAAGTTCCAGCGCAACATTGAAGAGTTGCTGGTGGCACCGGTACCGACGCATGTGATCATCGCCGGTTACGTAGGGGGCGGGGTAGCGCGTGGCTTGTGCGTAGGGGTATTGGTAACAGCAATTTCACTGTTCTTTGTGCCGTTCCAGGTACACTCCTGGCTGTTTGTCGGGCTGACGCTGCTGTTAACGGCAGTACTCTTCTCGCTGGCAGGCCTGCTCAATGCTGTCTTTGCGAAAACCTTTGATGATATCAGCCTGATCCCCACGTTCGTGCTGACGCCGCTGACCTACCTCGGCGGGGTATTCTACTCGCTGACGCTGCTGCCGCCGTTCTGGCAGGCGCTGTCACACCTGAACCCCATCGTCTACATGATTAGCGGTTTCCGTTTCGGTTTCCTTGGCATCTCTGATGTGCCGTTGGTGACGACAGTGGGCGTGCTGGCGATCTTTATCGTGGCGTTTTATCTGCTCTGCTACACCCTGATTCAACGGGGACGCGGCCTGCGTACCTAA
- a CDS encoding PTS sugar transporter subunit IIA, whose protein sequence is MLGWVITCHDEQGQALLDQLTASFGPLVQCQVVNFWRGLSTNMLSRMMCDALHHTDSGEGVIFLTDITGAAPYRAAALLSHKHRNCEVITGISYPLLEAMYPLRESLDSATFRDRIVAQGAPLVSSLWHQQQKNPPFVLLNDPYKH, encoded by the coding sequence ATGCTGGGTTGGGTAATCACATGCCATGATGAACAAGGGCAGGCGCTCCTGGATCAACTGACGGCCAGCTTTGGACCGCTGGTACAGTGCCAGGTGGTCAACTTCTGGCGTGGTCTGAGCACTAACATGCTGAGCCGCATGATGTGCGATGCGCTACACCATACCGACAGCGGAGAGGGTGTCATCTTCCTGACCGATATCACCGGCGCCGCGCCGTATCGCGCAGCGGCACTGCTCAGCCATAAACACCGCAACTGTGAAGTGATCACCGGGATCAGCTATCCGCTTCTGGAGGCGATGTATCCACTGCGTGAATCCCTGGACAGTGCGACCTTTCGCGATCGCATCGTGGCCCAGGGTGCGCCGCTTGTTAGCAGCCTCTGGCATCAGCAGCAAAAAAATCCCCCCTTTGTCCTGCTAAACGACCCGTACAAACATTAA